The Nicotiana tomentosiformis chromosome 9, ASM39032v3, whole genome shotgun sequence genome contains the following window.
ATTTTTGGTAGCAACCTTTGAACTTACAAAAAAGAAGTAACTGATCCGTTGTATTAGTTTTCACTAAGCGGAATTAAGTCCAAGGGTGCAGTAGGAATATTGTTTTCCCGTGTTGTTGTCTTTTTCCTCACCTACGGACCAACATTGCTAAGCATCACTCTAGAACTTGAAATGCATTGCTTCTCCATCTTTTTTCCCATGATTCTGTTTTTACCTTTTTGTGCTTTCTCTTACTTtatttcttcaactccttctgctCTTGTTAGGCGTTGCTTCTCTGGCCGATTTTTCTTTGTACCAATGAAGAAGAATAGAATACGAGAAAGATGGATAAGTTGCTGGGAAAAAAGTTTTTGCTAGCCTGCGAAGGTGGGAGAGTCGTGCTGGCTGTCGAGAAAAGAGGACTGCAAGAGATATGAAAAAGAATAGGttggaggccgaggaagagaaaGAGTTGTAGGGTAATAGTAAAGAGGATGATAAAGGAGCATATGCTCATTAAAATAGGGTGGAAGAAACAAGAATAAAGTGGGGAAAGCAGAAAATAACGAGAAAGCAACACGAAATGAAATTAGAACACGGGGCTACGGAAAAAATGAAGAGAGTAAACAAAGTCTAaagaaaagaagacaaaaaaataagaaaaagagaaAGGGGAAAGCTAATGGAGTAGCTGACTTGGTGCTCTGAAATGCTGAGCATGACAAGAAGAAGAGAATATGAGAAACTGAATCTCAAACAATTCTCACAGAGTTGACATTGATCTTAGCTAAAAACTGACGGAAGGGATTAGTTGCTACCTATTAAATGTTGAGGTGGTTATATATCATGAAAGATGGTGTATGGGGTAAGTTGCCAAATTTGCAACTGTTATAAGGGGATCTGCAGCACTTTAATGTCCCAACAGAATATTTACTTATGTTAGGCACATATTCATTAGTTAGCACGAAGTTTCAAACTAGAACTAAGGCATAGATATGTTATAGCGATGAGATCCCTGATCAAAATGACCCCAATAAAAAGTTGTAGAAGGAGAAGCTATAAATACATCTCAATCTACTAAATGCGTAGCCTTGTTGGCTACAAGGCTACCTAAGACACCAAAGCACTTCCTCTTAAGCTAACTACCTCTTGTGTGTCTCTCATCACAACATATATTTGTTCCTTTCAAATTGATTACCACTGTTTGACTATAAAGTTTATGATCTGTTGATCATGTGCACTATACAAATTGGAGTAAACAGGAGCAGCTGATGATACTTGTTATAATGGTAAATATCATGTTTTATATGAATAGAAAGTGGAGCGTATATTCATCTGCAGAACTAGGAACTTCAAAATGACGACCCTCCAACTTTCCTTTGACACTTCTTTGCTGATGGAAGAAAATAGATTAAAAACTTAATGCGTAGTATTCTTATTCTCCTTAAAAGTAtagtgcatgtcctcaccatacCCAACGGTTCCTCTTTTTTCCCCATTCACAAATTCCTAGAACCACAAAGGCTCATTCCTTGTATATTTCTCATTTCTTACTGAAAGAAATGATCAGCATGTTCCCTACTTCATCAAGGTTCAATCAGAGAGCTACTACTCAAAAGCAAGCTTGCAACATGCATAACAGCACTAACACAAAAAATTCTCTTGTTGTTTTTTGATGCATAAAACATTTGGGAGGCTTACACTTTTTAAATTGTGTTATTCTTGCTATAATTACACGATATCTTATACTTCAACAGTATTATTCATTTCACAAAACAGGTCAGTAGTGATAAATCGGACATATTAGTAAATTGTACTGGATAACCCCATTAGCAAAGACTTGGATAATAATTCTCATTCAGGATTTAAGTTCTATGCACTGACGGTAAGATTCTTTAAACCATCAAGTAAGATTAACCTACATAATAGGTAACTCTTTCTTTCAAGCATGATATGATAACCTAATAAACAGAGTGGGAACTTATTATAAACAATTAAATTACAATCTTTACACAGTTTACCTGCTCTGAAGAAAGCTTGCGCTCACCGTGAAACATCACAACCCTACAGCACTCTCCAAAGCCGAGATCATGAACTCTAACCATTGAATCAAAAACCACCAACCCAACCAATGCAGTTTCAGGCAATTGAGCAATTACATGAAGTAGCTCATTTTTCACCACCCTAAGCTCCTCATCACAAGTACAAGCATCCACAACAAACACAAATGCCGGACCAAGCCCATAACCCGCCCAATCCAAGCCCGAAAATGAAGGCATTTTCGATAACATCGACACATTTCCAAAATTAGAGCTCGAATTCGGGTTTTGGGTCAAACCCTTTTTACCCAAATGATATTCAACAGTACTATACGTCGGAAAAAGCTCAGCTGGCACATTATTTTCGTTAATTCCGAGATACGATCTCGGGAACGGGTTTTTCCGGTAACAAAACGGGCAATTCCAGATTCGCGAAGTGTAATCAACACGGGCGTAAGGGTTTAAAACGGCGCCGCATTGAGAGCAAGTAACGGGATCGTAATTAAGTATAGGGAGCTCGGTCAATTGCATTAACGGATTGCACATAATTGATAAAGGGATAATTAGGGCTGAGGATTCGGATTTTGAAATTGGCCATGAATTCCATGACCACCGGAGACCTTCAATTGCCTCCAGTTCCACGAAATCCATGGGAAAATGGAATTAATTTAGGGATTTATTGAAATTTGAAGGGGAAATTTTGGGTAATTAAATTACATAATGTAGGGTTTTTAGAGAGCGATTCCGTCGGACGGCCAACGGAGAAAGGAAAAAGGTGGGCCGCCGAGTGAAGGAATGAATTTAACGGGGAAAAAGAAAGATTCTTCTGATAGTGAAAGTGTGTGAACACGTGATAAAGTCATGTGACAGATGTTTTTAGGACTAGACTAGATTTTAGGTAGCTTTTGTTTTGTTCGAATCCTCTAAAAGTATTATtgaatatatattatttataatgATAGTGTTTGAATTAACTTTTACATATCTCCACTAATTTTGCCAATATCTGCCGTCACTCATCGGgtcaatgaatatttaaaaatgATCGTATTAAACTAATTATTAGATTTATTTTAATAAAActctatatttttatataaatttataattatacCGAATAATAGggcaattttttaattttataaaataaacaaaaaaaataccgaaccgtaccaaataaatttatatataaaaatatattttatatactaaGTTTAAAACTAATATAACATTAAGGTTTTTTTCTTGGGTCTCAGGATTATGGAAATGGTTACATGTGATGAAATAACTAATATTCAAAGTCCCAACTTTCAAACCTATTTTACTACTCATATCGAAACTAAATTAGTTCTAACATCTCGAGTAGCAAGCCACTAGGTATTCTAGCGATCTCCAGTAGCAAGCCACAAGGTATTGGATATTTTTTCTCTCGTATAATTTAGATTTCTCTTGCTGGATACTAATCCTTTAATAAgttttattcttgagtcccaactCGATTAATATCTTTCCACTTGTATGATTTATATTTCTTTTGTCTTTGCTTAATTTGTTTTATGCTATAATTGAATAATGAGATGAAATTCTATTCTCGACATCTTTTATGTTCCTTTGATCATTACTTTTAAAATAGTAAAATTATCTAGAGAGTTTGGCCAAAGTCCGATGCAAGTACACATTATCACATTCTAACTTCGACTAGCGACTCTTGcatgatattttaaaaaaaaatactgaaAAATTAACTGAACCATACCAACACCGAAGAGAAATCAAGATGATTTggatatttttgaaaaatttaattttggttatacaaaaTGGAATAACCTAAAATTTAATATGATATAAGTTTTATAAAAAAACGGCCGAAccaaaccattgacacccctacccCATCAGTATAAGTATATATTAATTACTTTTGAAGAATCTGACACAACAACATTCTTTAAGAATCCGAACAACATGGGTGATTCACTTGTGATATTTGTGATGCTCGAACTCTTAAAAATGTCGGTGTGTTGTTCAaattcttttaaaatattattgggTATGTATCGATACTTTTAGAAGATGTCAATATGTATATGTTGCTCGAATTTTGTGAAGTATCACTTAATATGTGCTAGTACTATTGGAGGATCCAACACGTATATtacaaatattttttaaaaattcaagCAACATAGGTAAACTTTGATTAAGAAATAATGTTTCAACTTACAAATTGGTATTTGTTTATGCGGTGGAGAGCAAATTTGAATTTTAACTTgaatttgttcttcttttttgttGATTGAATATGTACTTCAAGTAAAAAAAAAGTGCCATTAGCACTGCTTAGTTAGGTTAAGGTGAAGAAAGAGAAGGATTTGAACTGAGATAGAATTTGAGACTTATGggtgcaaaattctagtttttttaagttatcaggttctaaattaataatttgtacatattcaataAATTTAATAAGACAAATATAAAATTTAGAGTAAAACTGTTGGGTTCGACCGTATCCGTAACCGACGAAATTTTGGTAgatcaaaaaataattttctatgtTGTTCTTTTCAGTAGGAATTTTGTTTGTATCTTAGTAATACTGTGGTTGATCATTCGAGAAAACCAGCTAAGCATTATTCGCTTTGTCAGCATTTGCTGTTTCACAATGAATTATTTTGTATTTGAATTTTCTTTTTTACATTAGTTGCTTTGACAAGACCTAGCTTTTCCTTTTTCAACTCACAAATCTTCAATATTTGCAGACTTTCTTTTTCTAAGTTACAACTTTCCAAACACAACAAATACCTTTCTCTTTTTCTTCCAACtttaatttcaaattattttttctcACCTTTACTTCAATGGTTGTCCAAATACACGACAAATTTATTTTGGTGCTACCTAACAATTTCCAAATTAAAACCTAGAGAAAATTTTTCACCTTTCTAGTTTGCTAAGATTGTATTTACTTGTAAGTTGTAACACTGTATCATAATTGGCTTGGTCAGTCTTTATCATTTCTCGATGGATGgttttatatttgaaattttaatttatttttataaagacttgctttctaattttccaactttaattcacaaatcttcaactttcccaTCTTTTTGTTTTAAAGCTACAACTTTCCAAATACAACAGTACTTTACAAACTTAATACCAATTTTGATTTTTCTAACCTTAACTTCAATATCCAAACAGTGTTAAGCTTAGACTTGTGGTGATAACCATTTCCAAATTGAGCATTAGATGTGATTCTCTCTATTTTGTGAATCACAATTAAACCACCAGATTTGGATGTAACATATAGACCTCTACTAAACAACTCATCAAATTAAAGTTTATAATACAGTCTTCTGTAAATATAATTAAATCATACAACATGTtgatacaaaataataatttttgaaaaaagaatGTAAATTTATCACATTCTTATGAAACACTACTACCGTTACCTAAATTTGATAATGTATAACGTATAATAACCCAATTAATTACATTTGATTTATAGCTGATGTGTGTGGGGAtgtgaaaatttatgaaaataagaaaacaacaacaacaataacaacatatataatGTATTTCTACAAGTGAGGTTTAGAGAGGGTAGTATACACAAAGACCTTATCCCTACATTTTGTAGGTAGATAAGCTATTTCTGGTTGACCCTCTGCTCAAGAAACGCATAATCacaatattaataacaaagaaatacggaAAGAGAAGCAGTAACAACAGCCAGAAAATAATAGAACCAGAGCAAACAAAACAACGGATAGTAAAAAAGATCTAAAGTTAGAAAATACGAGAATAATACTAGTACTCCAGATAAGAAAGGAAAATGTTAGGTTGGAAAGAGAAGTTGTGGAAACAGGAAGCATATTGGAAAGCAATATATATTGGAGGAAACAAAATATAAACAATGAACAACAATAAATTCATTGAGACACATCATCATTAAAAAGAAACACATTAAACTTTATTTAGATTCATTATATCGAAATTTCTATTTAAAGACTTAACTAATTGGCTGAAGGATTTGTTACATTCATTTCGAGTACAGATTTTGATTCTTTTGCACCTATCTCTGATTGTAACTCATCAATTTTCTGAGTCAAATCTTTTTCGAGTTCGTCAATCTCTTGCATCAGCTTCTCAAGTCTTTCCAAATTAGTTGGGTTGAAAATTTCCAATGTAGATTTTCCTTTTTCCTCCTCATTTGTTGccttcttttccttctttttcattTTATCCTTTTTTCCACAACCTTCAGATTTTTCATGTGTTGTCTTACAACTTGACATGTTGTAAAATGGTTGTTTTGCTTGTGAAAATCGCTCAACGACCGATTCAACATTCGGATTACCAAATAAAAACGGTTCAGCAGtaattgaaaaaattataatTGCTATATCAATTCCACATAAGGTGGAAAGATCTATCGCTCTTTTACTAAGAGCTTTTTGCTTATTGGAAAACGCTACCTTCTCAGCACGCTTATCTTTGAGAAATTTCTTCTCGGATTTGTTTTTCATTTGAGAGGTCATTCTTGCCATGATTACGCAACAAGATATGACAAGATACAAGTTTTAGTACAGACTCGAGAAGAAACCTTCAAATTTATAGCGCAACCTCAACTTTCAAGTTTTGTTAGTTACAAAGACCTACCCGGTAATTTAAATAAGATTAATTTCTCCCCTCTACTTTATTAATTTAACTAAAATGCCTAACTTTTGGAAGATAGTATATGTGATTATGACATTATTAAGAATATTGatgttaaaaaacaaaaaaaatgaaataaaataattccACAAAGAGATTATTTTTCATGCTGAAAATGGAGAAAGACGTTCGATATATTATTTACTCAAATCTGCAAGGAGTATTAAAGGGTAGTAATAAAGTAAGAGTGTCCAATTTTTATCCCTCTAGCATGTTCCAAATGATAAAAAAGGAACTTTAATCTTATATTATTTTCTACTTTGTTACAAATTTAATGAAACTTAccctttatttttatgtatttttaatttattataaagaaaaatagtaaaaTAGCAGTTACCAAtgaaaaaaattagaaagaaacaATTGTTGCATGGAATTGGTGATATTGCAAccaataaaaaggaaaaagaaaagattaAAAGAAAGGGGAGGTAAGTATATTTTCAAAAATAGAAGGGAGGTAAGTGTAATTGCATAAAATTAGAGGAAAGCAACAAGTAAGGAAAAGTTTGAAACAAACCCGTATTGTAGATTACCTTAATCTTCTTCctttgaattgattgctaagGATTTCCTTAACtttatttaaaaaagaatgaaaaaacaaaataatacatattttcaagTAATGTCATTTAACCACTTACTAATATTCTTTTCCTTGATGCTAATTGCTTTATCAATAGGATCTGAAATTTTGAATGGGCAAATCCTTCATCTGCAACAAATGATGAAGATTTTTCTACCTGATTTCTGATTATgtaatatttattatattttatgggaaaaggtccaaatatattCCTAACgttttaaatttgttttatatATGCACTTCGTTTACCTCCGGCTCGTAGGAGCTCCCACTAACGATTTTACACCATCGAAATAATTAATCCATATAGaatatatttggacctttttaattattcaaaaatatattttgaccTTTGCAATTGTACGGGGCCATGTTTCAAATTATAGTAGAAggtatatataaattaatttgataGTTTGGGGCTAatttaaatcctttatttgtctaCATGGATTCACCTTTGCAAATGTCAGAATCAACCTGGCCAATAATTAGAGATAGGAAGGGGTAAATATGAGATAGAATTAGCAGAGCTTTTATGGATCGAAAGATAAACATAGGATAAATATAAGATAAATCTAATATTTTATGAATAAATTTGAACTTTTTAGCCAAAGAGATAACATCAATTGAAAATTTTGAGAAATCACATGCATTAAATATATTTATGATATGGAATGCAAAATTTTGTCATATGCCAATCCATAGTCTCAAAATATACAATTTGATTCATGTAATTTATAACATGATTAGTTTAGTAACTGATTTGGTGTAACAATTACAACCATTATTAAAACATGTCAAGATTAAAAAAAAGACATCAAAACATGTTTTAAAAAGCTTTGACAAAGGCAAGAACAATAGTTTTGTTTTCACGGACAAAGTAAGTTTCCAATAAGATTTTGTAAATAAAAGAGGatctatattttattttcttgtagCCATAACAAAAACTAAAAGCCGAGATTTTTTTTATATACTCACTTGGACTCTTCATTTTTttcattaatttattaaaattatgttGTGCTTTTTTAGGATTTAAGTTGTATTAGTGAATTGTAGAAATTATAATATGTGATAGCAAATTAGTTATTACTACTACTAATAATAGTAACAATAATTATTCATCACTCCAAATAAGTTGGGAttttattatgcttttttctataggttggattattctatcatctgctaaatatatttctataggggtatctattccttctctaaaacatacttttattaatatttcagttcctcctaggtgtacatatttaattgggttttttgcttttatatcttgtatttctttatttattattcctTTTCATATAAGCATCgtaccaaataaaataaaataaaataaaaattagttACATGAATCACGTAATTTTGTAAAGCTACAACTCTTCAAATACAACAATACTTTGTAaactttttgtcacgacccaaaattcattaatggtcatgatgacacctaacaccgctgccaggcaagccaacaataattgattaactcgattattcattttagtattttgaaatcaaaattttccttcaataaataatcaaaaataaaattcacagagtaaatgataatattttcccaaTTACCATACTGAAAAACTCATAACCcccaaacctggtgtcacaagtgcatgagcatcaactaggaagtaaaataaaatacatcatctgtccggaatacgaattagacagaaaaaatacaaataaccctggaggagactctgctggctgcggatcgtaaccttAAATGCAGCTCGCGGCAAGTCCCGCATTATTCGTGCCTCCGTGCACAAAGGACCACCAAACATAAaagtatctgcacaaaaatgtgcagcaagtgtagtatgagtacgtaaatcaacgtgtacccattaagtgtctagcctaaccccggaggagtagtgacaaggggtcgacatcgacactcactagtggtccaataatatcaggtatagTAAataggtgaacaaatatgaggcacagtaaataaataaaataaacaagtataaatacgtggtacaattgtaacaacccgaccagttattttgcTCTCTAGAAtactgttcccctaaataagactttttgtacatacttttactgatttatgacttgcggggatgattggttcgggatttggaagagtttggggtGGAATCGGATCACTTGATTCCTTAAGGGTTGGCTTGAaaggctgtaacgacccgactggtcgttttgaatatttgcacttcgctcgattgtttgagggcatgagtagctccgtatgatgtactttgacttgtgtgaatcgtcggttttgggttgcaagtatttcggaatcgaattggaagaacgaatttcattattgaagctttaaattgggagagttgaccaaaatttgactctttagcacttaaagaatttcattgttgaagctttaaattgggatacttgaccaaaatttgactctttagcatttgaccttggatttaaattctgatagttccattagcttcgttaggtgattttggactgagGAGCATAatcggaatgtaatttggaggctcGTGGTagatttagacttgaattggcgaaagttgaaaattcggcattcggtcggcagtggaaaaattgatatcggggtcggaatagaattccggaagttgggtaggttcgtagtgtcatttgtgatgtgtgtgcaaaatttgaggtcattcgaacatggtttggttagtttcgacatcggttgccgaatttaaaaatttagaagttcttaggcttgaattcgagggtaatttggtgtttggatgttattttgagtgattcgaaggtttgaccaagtttgtatgttgatatagacttgttggtatttttggttgaggtcccgagggcctccggatgattccgggtggttaacagatttatcgaagttggaaaatgcagctgaagctgctgctactgctatttccgcacctgcggaaggaggagtcgcaggtgcgtttggggaagccgcagatgcggaaatggaaggccaaggctagaaatgcaggtgcgaagaattggccgcatctgcgcccgcaggtgcgaggccttgagcacaGATGCAGAGAGGAGGATTTTGGGTtgacttcgcagatgcgaagagtaACGTGCAGGTGCGCAAGCGCAGGCGAACGctttgggccgcagatgcggaatatgGGCTCTTTAGTgagttctgcacctgcgatggaaattttcgcaggtgctgcatcgcagaagcggaaaaagaggccgcaggtgcgattgtgctgggcagaaaagccccagctcgtggttttgtcttcattttcaatttttggatttgagaaactcaggagaggcgattttttccgaaggttttcaaggagcaacgttgggataagtgattctaacccataatggtataaattttgTGAATCTATGGTtttgttcatcatttaattagtaggattttggagtgaaagtagggggttagggcttggaattcgttagagtttaatttaaggattcgagggaccaaacgatgtcggattttgatgaatttggtatggttagactcgtgagtgaatgagctttctagttttgtaaattttgtcggatttgagccaatttcgggttttggtctaatttgatagtttttcttgtggaattcattccattatcgtatattgatggtattgtactgattataaatagattcagagcatttggagacggagtctagaggcaagagcattgtagggtagagatttgaccagtttgaggtaagtaacaattgtaaatctagtcctgagggtacgaaaccccggattttgtatcattctactatttttagtgacgcacatgctaggtgacgggcgtgtgggcgtgtactattggggattgtgacttggtccgccccgtagcaactgtaaaattgcatactttgttgaaactatatgatacttatatgttttagaaagaatttgtgtaaattgggctgaatgccatgtttggg
Protein-coding sequences here:
- the LOC104084553 gene encoding agamous-like MADS-box protein AGL29, with the translated sequence MARMTSQMKNKSEKKFLKDKRAEKVAFSNKQKALSKRAIDLSTLCGIDIAIIIFSITAEPFLFGNPNVESVVERFSQAKQPFYNMSSCKTTHEKSEGCGKKDKMKKKEKKATNEEEKGKSTLEIFNPTNLERLEKLMQEIDELEKDLTQKIDELQSEIGAKESKSVLEMNVTNPSAN